A genomic segment from Ptychodera flava strain L36383 chromosome 19, AS_Pfla_20210202, whole genome shotgun sequence encodes:
- the LOC139118241 gene encoding uncharacterized protein has product MLNLILEELMPLYRDVYDFATVDINRPLQGIKGFSRETIIAVVTNIESQEFRRRQIATSNLPQEHPRAGTTDDVECFFSLLRKKLGDSFTHKQFKCCWRSMCSEFCKKSRPDLPFYYFTASSHYRDENEPNFDESDETPRLHQVQMRYREDGSIFAAGRAQLPVRNHLSVRARFHRTAVDLPPPPGYERTGEHDY; this is encoded by the exons ATGCTGAATCTGATATTGGAAGAGCTAATGCCATTGTACAGAGATGTATATGACTTTGCCACTGTTGATATTAACAG ACCATTGCAAGGTATAAAGGGATTTTCTCGAGAAACCATCATTGCAGTGGTAACAAATATTGAGTCCCAGGAATTTAGGAGGCGACAGATTGCTACAAGTAACCTCCCGCAAGAGCATCCTCGTGCTGGTACAACTGATGATGTGGAATGCTTCTTCAGTCTGCTCCGTAAAAAGCTGGGTGATTCATTCACACACAAACAGTTCAAGTGCTGCTGGAGATCCATGTGCAG TGAATTCTGTAAAAAGTCGAGACCAGACTTGCCATTTTATTATTTCACTGCAAGCAGCCACTACAGAGATGAGAATGAACCAAACTTTGATGAGAGTGATGAAACACCTCGGTTACACCAAGTACAAATGCGTTATAGAGAAGATGGGTCCATTTTTGCTGCTGGAAGAGCCCAACTACCTGTTCGTAACCATCTATCTGTAAGGGCAAGATTTCATCGGACAGCTGTTGATTTGCCCCCACCACCAGGCTATGAGAGAACAGGGGAACATGATTATTGA